Proteins encoded by one window of Luteimonas yindakuii:
- a CDS encoding GSU2403 family nucleotidyltransferase fold protein, producing MNDLAPFVRLVQALAPWESRLLFVGGWAHRLYRLHERATPLKYQPLATLDADVAYAQRERLDGDIRAALEAEGFHQQLTGSHQPPVSRYTLGEESTAGFYAEFLTPLVGRAYTREGVPMATEAQSGITAQRLRYLDLLFLTPWSVTLGADWGADVPLAARIPNPVAFIVQKLLIHPDRAAGKQAQDLLYIHDTLELFAARLDELHALWDEDIRPSMDPAWVRRVLQARTDVFGTLNDRIRDAARIPQDRDLDPERMRAMCLEALGEILE from the coding sequence ATGAACGATCTCGCGCCGTTCGTCAGGCTGGTCCAGGCGTTGGCGCCGTGGGAGTCGCGGCTGCTGTTCGTGGGTGGCTGGGCACATCGGCTGTATCGGCTGCACGAACGCGCGACACCGCTGAAGTACCAGCCGCTCGCCACCCTGGATGCCGATGTCGCGTACGCACAGCGCGAACGCCTTGACGGGGATATCCGGGCAGCATTGGAAGCCGAGGGATTCCACCAGCAGCTGACCGGCAGCCACCAGCCGCCTGTGTCGCGCTACACCCTTGGGGAGGAGAGCACCGCAGGGTTCTATGCCGAGTTCCTGACGCCGCTGGTGGGGCGCGCTTACACGCGCGAGGGTGTGCCGATGGCGACCGAGGCGCAATCGGGCATCACAGCCCAGCGCCTGCGCTATCTGGACCTGCTGTTCCTCACGCCCTGGTCGGTGACCCTGGGGGCGGACTGGGGTGCGGACGTGCCACTGGCCGCGCGCATTCCGAATCCGGTGGCGTTCATCGTGCAGAAGCTGTTGATCCACCCGGACCGAGCGGCCGGGAAGCAGGCACAGGATCTGTTGTACATCCACGATACGCTTGAACTGTTCGCAGCCCGCCTGGACGAGCTGCATGCGCTGTGGGACGAAGACATCCGGCCAAGCATGGATCCCGCCTGGGTGCGACGGGTCCTGCAGGCGAGGACTGATGTGTTTGGCACCTTGAACGACCGGATCCGCGACGCGGCCCGGATTCCGCAGGACCGGGACTTGGATCCGGAACGGATGCGGGCGATGTGTCTGGAAGCTTTGGGGGAAATACTGGAATGA
- the brxD gene encoding BREX system ATP-binding protein BrxD: MTTISPARADEILDALRRGTVPESALDAFAVGLDPYRDTLLAELSQGSTGRGRFKAVRGDYGTGKTFFARWFQGLARAEGFASSEVQISEAETPLHRLETVYRRLIEHLMTEGGERGAMRAIIDGWFYALEEEVLARESDCAEDRLLQATEALMTERLRPIERQAPAFGACLRAYRRAVAAGDEALASGLIAWMSGQPNVAAATKRAAGIKGDIDHFGALGFLQGLLLILRDSGFSGLVLVLDEVETLQRVRGDIREKSLNALRQFMDEIDAGRFPGLYLMITGTPAFFDGPQGVQRLPPLAQRLHVDFGTDARFDNPRAVQIRLRAFDMERLVEVGRNVRAVFVQRSAVADRVLTLVDDALLRDLATAVTGKLGGKVGVAPRIFLKKLVAEVLDRVDQFPDFDPRKDYQLVVQAAELSQDERRALSPDDIQLDL; the protein is encoded by the coding sequence ATGACGACGATCTCACCCGCCCGTGCCGATGAAATCCTGGATGCGCTGCGACGCGGCACCGTGCCCGAGTCTGCGCTGGACGCGTTTGCGGTCGGGCTGGACCCCTACCGCGACACCCTGCTGGCGGAGCTGAGCCAGGGTTCGACAGGCCGAGGCCGGTTCAAGGCCGTGCGCGGCGACTACGGAACGGGCAAGACCTTTTTTGCCCGCTGGTTCCAGGGGCTGGCGCGTGCGGAAGGATTCGCCAGTTCGGAAGTGCAGATCTCGGAGGCGGAAACACCGCTGCACCGGCTCGAAACAGTGTACAGGCGCCTGATCGAGCACCTGATGACCGAAGGCGGCGAGCGTGGCGCCATGCGCGCGATCATCGACGGATGGTTCTATGCGCTGGAAGAGGAAGTGCTGGCGCGCGAAAGCGACTGCGCCGAGGACCGGCTGCTGCAGGCCACCGAGGCATTGATGACCGAGCGGCTGCGCCCGATCGAGCGCCAGGCGCCTGCGTTCGGTGCCTGCCTGCGCGCGTATCGCCGTGCCGTGGCGGCCGGCGACGAAGCCTTGGCCAGCGGCCTGATTGCCTGGATGTCGGGTCAGCCGAACGTGGCCGCTGCGACCAAGCGGGCGGCCGGGATCAAGGGCGACATCGACCACTTCGGTGCGCTGGGCTTCCTGCAAGGTTTGCTGCTGATCCTGCGCGACAGTGGGTTTTCCGGCCTGGTGCTGGTGCTGGACGAGGTGGAGACCCTGCAGCGCGTGCGCGGCGACATCCGCGAGAAGAGTCTCAATGCGCTGCGCCAGTTCATGGACGAGATCGATGCCGGCCGCTTCCCCGGCCTGTACCTGATGATCACCGGCACGCCGGCGTTCTTCGATGGCCCGCAGGGCGTTCAGCGGCTGCCGCCGTTGGCGCAGCGGCTGCACGTGGACTTCGGTACCGACGCGCGCTTCGACAATCCGCGTGCGGTCCAGATCCGCCTGCGTGCCTTCGACATGGAGCGCCTGGTCGAGGTGGGGCGGAACGTGAGGGCCGTGTTTGTTCAACGCAGCGCTGTCGCTGATCGCGTGCTGACGCTTGTCGACGATGCACTGCTCCGGGACCTGGCCACTGCCGTGACCGGCAAGCTGGGCGGGAAAGTGGGCGTTGCGCCGCGGATCTTCCTGAAGAAGCTGGTGGCCGAGGTGCTGGATCGGGTCGACCAGTTCCCTGACTTTGATCCACGGAAGGATTACCAGCTTGTGGTGCAGGCTGCGGAGCTGAGCCAGGACGAGCGGCGCGCGCTGTCGCCCGACGACATCCAGCTCGACCTGTGA
- a CDS encoding RpiR family transcriptional regulator, whose translation MNSAPPPQMARVEEQLAALLEEGGWSVDVEPVGPQRYRPDLVAGRGPHRYAVELKAEPEGRPDRALALLSQAILQASRYAADLGMRPLAVVGVGNASPSLRRRFVDFQRDYAPDVAVGLVSEAGGSLFIGPGLDGLDREEPKARRSGRVAQPRKASNLFSDLNQWMLKVLLAPELPERLLHAPRGEYFSGSDLAQAAGVSPMSASRFLRRMQEEGFVDDSGGPLRLVRRGELFRRWQSAAMRSSPELRMSYLIPAAGPRQLHKLASRLEACIGLFEAADMLGVGHVSGAVPHVYVRRLSPPRGVEWPGVVPCAPGEPPQVIIKQSNAPESLFRGAIRAGDVLVADVLQVWLDVSAHPSRGAEQEQLLREGALADVLGERP comes from the coding sequence ATGAATTCAGCCCCGCCCCCGCAGATGGCTCGCGTAGAAGAGCAGCTGGCAGCCTTGTTGGAGGAGGGCGGCTGGTCGGTGGATGTGGAACCGGTGGGACCGCAGCGGTACCGCCCTGACCTGGTCGCCGGGCGTGGTCCGCACCGCTACGCCGTGGAACTCAAGGCCGAGCCCGAAGGCCGCCCGGACCGGGCGTTGGCCCTGCTGTCGCAAGCGATCCTGCAGGCCAGCCGTTATGCCGCAGACCTGGGTATGCGACCGCTGGCGGTGGTCGGGGTGGGCAATGCCTCGCCCTCGCTGAGGCGCCGGTTCGTCGACTTCCAGCGCGACTACGCACCCGATGTGGCCGTGGGTCTGGTATCGGAGGCCGGTGGCAGCCTGTTCATCGGTCCGGGGCTTGATGGGCTGGACCGGGAGGAGCCGAAGGCGCGCCGCAGCGGCAGGGTCGCGCAGCCGCGCAAGGCCTCCAATCTGTTTTCCGACCTCAACCAGTGGATGCTCAAGGTGCTGCTGGCGCCCGAGCTGCCCGAACGGCTGCTGCATGCGCCCAGGGGCGAGTACTTCTCCGGTTCGGACCTGGCGCAGGCCGCCGGGGTCTCGCCCATGAGCGCCTCCCGGTTCCTGCGGCGCATGCAGGAAGAGGGCTTTGTGGATGACTCCGGGGGGCCGCTGCGCCTGGTCAGGCGCGGCGAGCTGTTTCGCCGCTGGCAGTCGGCCGCTATGCGCTCTTCGCCCGAGTTGCGCATGTCCTACCTGATTCCCGCTGCAGGCCCGCGGCAGTTGCACAAGCTGGCCTCGCGGCTGGAAGCCTGCATCGGCCTATTCGAGGCCGCTGACATGCTGGGGGTGGGGCACGTGAGCGGCGCGGTACCGCATGTGTACGTGCGGCGTCTGTCTCCGCCACGGGGAGTGGAATGGCCCGGCGTCGTGCCCTGCGCGCCAGGTGAGCCGCCGCAGGTGATCATCAAGCAGAGCAATGCGCCCGAGTCCCTGTTTCGTGGCGCCATCCGCGCAGGCGACGTTCTGGTGGCCGACGTGCTGCAGGTCTGGCTGGATGTGTCCGCGCATCCGTCGCGTGGTGCCGAGCAGGAACAGTTGCTGCGTGAGGGCGCGCTGGCGGATGTGCTGGGGGAACGGCCATGA
- the pglZ gene encoding BREX-2 system phosphatase PglZ, whose amino-acid sequence MSLTLSQLASHAARVLEEGSPRQALAYAWPHPWAGGESIEVAGRTLPLRYCQSSLEVREALAAEGETPAVLLVGLPENALGQDILGRLARHRLLHVDRWQLVQDAYGVRQVDPRLFPMQWLPAVLMDAVAVRPTATSPVLTLEDAMGTCLAFVFGLPAEQPGLDDLAHACEDNHARWLAIAPDHREHYRQHLVEQFGPLAEAFVAAMENGNGHAIAAIGLACDVLYADEAEKLPELRDARVRLESRLGGHRLKVADGKSWARLARDLAARLPEAGRLAAERKASELLQAIGASDHLELSGVLSLGLDARLDQLGESIERFLRTPDALLEVEAAAAYVLAHRLARGDHPGPAAARMAARLCRSLAVGATGTTVNDSVAHYLEHGAWQDWARRALRGVRPERFARAVTKLLDQVAVARRPQDEAFASSLLATLRLGEVPGGLTPVESALDHVVAPLASQSPVLLVVLDGMSADVSLAMSQSLLSRGWGAWARRGEPQALLATVPSVTECSRTSLLSGRLARGVARQEAQAFAAHEGLRRASRSGHPPRLFHKAGVEQSHQLGTEVAAAIADASCQVVAVVINAIDDALAKSDQVRIDWDIETIPLLAEVLDHASRAGRAVVLTSDHGHVLERDSILRPGGAGERYRTAEAPVAEGELLADGPRVRALMDSAIVVPWREDIRYAVKKNGYHGGVSRQEMIVPLGIWTPPGMELPDAGYLPTNIASPAWWESDGQVPPPRSVPAQPPVRRRAAEASGDLFAPRQASGLADALLASSVFGHQQARVGRVALEPQRLATLVRKLEDGGGRARIEQLAQAIEMPAVRMRGVVSILQRTLNIDGFPVVTFEQATGTVLLDLPLLRTQFQL is encoded by the coding sequence GTGAGCCTGACCCTGTCCCAACTGGCCAGCCATGCGGCCAGGGTGTTGGAGGAAGGTTCGCCGCGGCAGGCCCTGGCCTATGCCTGGCCGCACCCGTGGGCGGGCGGTGAGTCGATCGAAGTCGCCGGGCGCACCCTGCCGCTGCGCTATTGCCAGTCGAGCCTGGAGGTGCGTGAGGCGCTGGCGGCCGAAGGCGAAACGCCTGCGGTGTTGCTGGTCGGCTTACCGGAAAACGCACTGGGCCAGGACATCCTGGGGCGCCTGGCGCGCCATCGCCTGCTGCACGTGGACCGCTGGCAGTTGGTGCAGGACGCGTACGGCGTGCGCCAGGTGGATCCGAGGCTGTTTCCCATGCAGTGGCTGCCCGCGGTGCTGATGGATGCGGTGGCCGTGCGGCCGACGGCAACGTCGCCGGTGCTGACCCTGGAAGACGCCATGGGCACCTGCCTGGCGTTCGTGTTCGGCCTGCCTGCGGAACAGCCGGGGCTGGATGACCTGGCCCATGCCTGTGAAGACAACCATGCGCGCTGGCTGGCGATCGCGCCTGACCACCGCGAGCACTACCGGCAGCACCTGGTGGAGCAGTTCGGGCCGCTGGCCGAAGCATTCGTGGCGGCCATGGAGAACGGCAACGGGCACGCGATTGCCGCCATCGGCCTGGCCTGCGACGTGCTGTATGCGGACGAGGCCGAGAAGCTCCCGGAGCTGCGTGACGCCCGCGTGCGCCTCGAATCGCGCCTGGGTGGCCATCGCCTGAAGGTGGCGGACGGCAAGAGCTGGGCCCGACTGGCGCGCGATCTGGCCGCTCGTCTGCCGGAGGCCGGGCGGCTTGCCGCGGAACGCAAGGCCTCCGAGCTGCTGCAGGCGATCGGTGCGAGCGATCATCTGGAACTCAGCGGCGTGCTCTCCCTTGGCCTGGACGCGCGTCTGGACCAGCTTGGCGAGTCCATCGAACGATTCCTACGCACGCCCGATGCGCTTCTTGAGGTTGAAGCTGCTGCAGCGTACGTATTGGCCCATCGGCTTGCCCGGGGCGACCACCCCGGGCCGGCGGCGGCGCGGATGGCGGCGCGACTTTGCCGTTCCCTGGCAGTCGGCGCCACGGGCACGACGGTCAACGACTCCGTCGCCCACTATCTGGAGCACGGCGCGTGGCAGGACTGGGCGCGCAGGGCGCTGCGCGGCGTCCGCCCGGAGCGGTTCGCGCGGGCGGTGACGAAGCTGCTCGACCAGGTGGCAGTCGCGCGCCGGCCGCAGGACGAAGCCTTTGCGAGCAGCCTGCTGGCTACGCTGCGCTTGGGCGAGGTACCAGGCGGGCTGACGCCGGTGGAGTCGGCGCTGGACCACGTGGTCGCGCCGCTGGCGTCGCAGTCGCCGGTGCTGCTGGTGGTGCTCGATGGCATGAGCGCAGATGTGTCGCTTGCGATGTCGCAGTCGCTGCTGTCCCGAGGCTGGGGTGCCTGGGCCCGCCGCGGCGAGCCGCAGGCCCTGCTGGCCACCGTGCCCTCAGTGACCGAGTGCAGCCGCACCAGCCTGCTGTCGGGAAGGCTTGCGCGCGGCGTCGCTCGTCAGGAGGCCCAGGCGTTCGCCGCGCACGAAGGTCTCCGGCGGGCAAGCCGCTCGGGCCATCCGCCGCGGTTGTTCCACAAGGCCGGCGTGGAGCAGAGCCACCAGCTGGGCACTGAGGTGGCGGCCGCGATTGCCGACGCCAGCTGCCAGGTGGTGGCCGTGGTCATCAATGCCATTGACGATGCGCTGGCCAAATCGGACCAGGTCCGCATCGACTGGGACATCGAAACCATCCCCTTGCTGGCTGAGGTGCTGGATCATGCCAGCCGTGCCGGCAGGGCCGTGGTCCTGACCAGTGATCACGGCCACGTGCTTGAGCGTGATTCGATACTGCGGCCCGGTGGCGCAGGAGAACGCTACCGCACGGCCGAAGCGCCGGTCGCCGAGGGTGAGTTGCTGGCCGACGGGCCGCGCGTGCGGGCGCTGATGGACAGCGCGATCGTGGTGCCCTGGCGCGAGGACATCCGCTATGCGGTGAAAAAGAACGGATATCACGGCGGCGTGTCCCGCCAGGAAATGATCGTGCCGCTGGGTATCTGGACGCCTCCGGGCATGGAGCTGCCGGATGCCGGGTACCTGCCGACGAACATTGCCAGCCCAGCGTGGTGGGAGTCCGACGGCCAGGTGCCACCACCCCGGTCCGTGCCCGCGCAACCGCCTGTCAGGCGAAGGGCGGCGGAGGCGTCCGGCGACCTGTTTGCACCGCGGCAGGCCAGCGGCTTGGCTGATGCGCTGTTGGCCAGCAGCGTCTTCGGTCACCAGCAGGCGCGGGTCGGACGTGTGGCCCTTGAGCCTCAGCGGCTGGCCACGCTGGTGCGGAAACTGGAGGATGGTGGCGGGCGCGCCCGGATCGAACAGCTTGCGCAAGCGATCGAGATGCCCGCGGTGCGGATGCGCGGCGTGGTGTCGATCCTCCAGCGCACGCTCAATATCGATGGTTTCCCGGTGGTCACCTTTGAGCAGGCGACCGGGACCGTCCTGCTTGACCTGCCACTACTGCGCACACAGTTCCAGCTATGA
- a CDS encoding phage resistance protein — MTTTIGDIFTIPEAVHQGDFVLRLTEGLQADKRRQTLQQYVVTPQLVQSFKQALSLIGSAVNGNSSKGAYLHGSFGSGKSHFMAVLDMILEGDADARAIPELAGVVREANAWWEGGSYLVVPFHMIGARSMEQAILGGYAAHVREKHPDAPTPGFYRSAELIQNAHRLRGQMGDESFFKALGGSGGGDGGWGSLGGGWDAMAYEAAAAANPDDAEHRRLVGDLVDAFFSHLHANADTDNYVSLDRGLAVMSQHARDLGYRAVVLFLDELILWLASHSQDQGFLNREGQKVAKLVEAEAADRPIPIVSFIARQRDLRELVGASVPGAQQLAFADVLQWWEARFDEIKLEDRNLPAIIERRLLQPRGEAEKQQLHEAFEKTARVRQEVLDILLTHEGDKQMFEQVYPFSPALVQVLVALSGLLQRERTALKLMLQLLVQNKDRLQLGDVIPVGDLFDAIIDGDEPFTPVIKNLFDRARQVWNRKLVPLLEADHGVSNQDILDGNADPQVIRRYRADAGILKTLLLSTLAPEVEALRNLTPTRLAALNHGTIRSPLPNGEAGTVLAKVRGWASHAGEIQLSADAVHPVISMQLSGVDVEGVLENARAMDNFGNRVRLVKDLLFGEIGIDASTALLAPEYSWLWRGTPRRTEVLLQNVRELTDESMRPGDGVWRLLIDYPFDEDPARTPADDRARLQTFRERAESVRTIAWIPSFLNERALDDLGRLVILNHVLSGPRLDEYGAHLQPVERTEARATLKSQRDQLELRVRGALKQAYGIAQGTGNDVHTSHTLDEHFQSLAGGLRLQPPPGGGFKESVEHLLDQALAHQYPAHPKFEGEVRRAALKWSLDALREAVDSPNGRADLERGRRDEIRRIVQPLNLARCGEAQLSPEDHWRTHFTRKMAAEGVKNPTVRQLRQWIDEPQAMGLQDDVSDLIILGWAAQAGRTPYLHGGPVQAEVGGLQRECELREQALPDEALWKEAVRRASDIFGEVGTGAGRNPGNVASMVQALRRHAGEKMGAVRDYRAALETRLGDWGVKGDCARMRTAQASLDLLIALADASADTVAVLAQGRVDTSSAAMGAVMASAPTLTATLRSPQWQVLETFRGLGRSDAPAVAVIEAAVAALASDEHVIRLDAELSRQHGAALKLMVAPPPPLPPPPPPRPSPSIRNIERRSADAAAVTEVMQTLQQALQEDASLRVDIDCRVYREGDGGA, encoded by the coding sequence ATGACCACCACGATCGGCGACATCTTCACCATCCCGGAGGCTGTCCATCAGGGTGATTTCGTCCTGCGGCTTACAGAGGGTCTGCAGGCTGACAAGCGTAGGCAGACGCTGCAGCAGTACGTGGTGACGCCGCAGCTGGTGCAGTCGTTCAAGCAAGCGCTGTCGCTGATCGGCAGCGCGGTGAACGGCAACTCGTCCAAGGGCGCCTACCTGCACGGCAGCTTCGGCAGCGGCAAGAGCCATTTCATGGCGGTGCTGGACATGATCCTGGAGGGCGATGCCGATGCGCGCGCCATTCCCGAACTGGCTGGCGTGGTCCGCGAGGCCAATGCGTGGTGGGAGGGCGGCAGCTACCTGGTGGTGCCGTTCCACATGATCGGCGCGCGCAGCATGGAGCAGGCGATTCTGGGCGGCTACGCGGCCCATGTCCGTGAGAAGCATCCCGATGCACCCACGCCCGGCTTCTACCGCAGCGCCGAGCTGATCCAGAACGCCCACCGCCTGCGCGGACAGATGGGCGATGAGAGCTTTTTCAAGGCGCTCGGCGGCAGCGGTGGTGGCGACGGCGGCTGGGGCAGCCTGGGCGGTGGTTGGGATGCGATGGCCTATGAAGCAGCAGCTGCGGCCAATCCGGACGACGCCGAGCACCGGCGGTTGGTGGGCGATCTGGTGGATGCCTTCTTCAGCCACCTGCATGCCAATGCCGACACCGACAACTACGTGAGCCTGGACCGCGGGTTGGCGGTGATGTCGCAGCACGCGCGGGATCTCGGTTACAGGGCGGTGGTGCTGTTCCTGGACGAGTTGATCCTATGGCTGGCAAGCCATTCCCAGGATCAGGGCTTCCTCAATCGCGAAGGCCAGAAGGTGGCCAAGCTGGTGGAAGCCGAGGCGGCCGACCGGCCGATCCCGATCGTGAGCTTCATCGCCCGTCAGCGCGACCTGCGCGAGCTGGTGGGTGCCTCGGTGCCCGGCGCACAGCAGTTGGCCTTCGCCGATGTCTTGCAGTGGTGGGAGGCGCGCTTCGACGAGATCAAGCTGGAGGACCGCAACCTGCCGGCCATCATCGAGCGCCGCTTGCTGCAGCCCCGCGGCGAGGCCGAGAAACAGCAGTTGCACGAGGCGTTCGAGAAAACCGCGCGCGTTCGCCAGGAAGTGCTGGACATCCTGCTCACGCACGAAGGCGACAAGCAGATGTTCGAGCAGGTCTATCCGTTCAGCCCGGCGCTGGTGCAGGTGCTGGTGGCGCTGTCGGGGCTGCTGCAGCGCGAGCGCACTGCCCTGAAACTGATGCTGCAGCTCCTGGTTCAGAACAAGGACCGGTTGCAGCTTGGCGACGTGATTCCGGTGGGCGACCTGTTCGACGCCATCATCGACGGCGATGAGCCGTTCACCCCGGTGATCAAGAACCTGTTCGACCGCGCGCGTCAAGTGTGGAACCGCAAGCTTGTGCCACTGTTGGAGGCCGATCACGGCGTTTCCAACCAGGACATCCTGGACGGCAATGCCGATCCCCAGGTGATCCGCCGCTACCGCGCCGACGCTGGCATCCTCAAGACCCTGCTGCTGTCGACCCTGGCGCCGGAAGTCGAGGCGCTGCGCAACCTGACCCCGACCCGGCTGGCGGCGCTGAACCACGGCACCATCCGCTCGCCACTGCCCAATGGCGAGGCAGGCACCGTGCTGGCCAAGGTGCGCGGCTGGGCCAGCCATGCCGGCGAGATCCAGCTCAGCGCGGACGCGGTGCACCCGGTGATCAGCATGCAGCTGAGCGGCGTGGACGTGGAAGGCGTGCTGGAAAACGCGCGTGCCATGGACAACTTCGGCAACCGCGTGCGGCTGGTGAAGGATCTGCTGTTCGGCGAAATCGGGATCGATGCGTCCACGGCGCTGCTGGCGCCCGAATACAGCTGGCTGTGGCGCGGCACGCCGCGGCGTACCGAAGTGTTGCTCCAGAACGTTCGCGAGCTGACAGACGAAAGCATGCGCCCGGGCGATGGCGTGTGGCGGCTGTTGATCGACTATCCCTTTGACGAGGATCCGGCGCGCACGCCGGCCGACGACCGGGCGCGATTGCAGACCTTCCGCGAGCGCGCCGAGTCGGTGCGCACGATCGCCTGGATTCCATCCTTTCTTAATGAGCGCGCGCTCGATGACCTGGGGCGGCTGGTGATCCTCAACCACGTGCTGTCCGGGCCGCGGCTGGACGAGTACGGGGCTCACCTGCAGCCGGTGGAACGCACCGAAGCTCGGGCGACGCTCAAGAGCCAGCGTGACCAGTTGGAGCTGCGCGTGCGCGGTGCGCTCAAACAGGCCTATGGGATCGCCCAGGGCACCGGCAACGACGTGCACACCAGCCACACCCTTGACGAACACTTCCAGTCTTTGGCTGGCGGGCTGAGGCTGCAGCCGCCCCCGGGCGGCGGCTTCAAGGAGAGCGTGGAGCATCTGCTGGACCAGGCACTGGCCCACCAGTATCCGGCCCACCCGAAGTTCGAAGGTGAGGTGCGGCGTGCCGCGTTGAAGTGGTCCCTCGATGCGCTGCGCGAGGCGGTGGATTCGCCCAATGGACGCGCAGACCTGGAGCGAGGCCGGCGCGACGAGATACGTCGCATCGTGCAGCCGCTCAACCTGGCCAGGTGCGGTGAGGCGCAGCTGTCGCCGGAAGACCACTGGCGCACCCACTTCACCCGGAAGATGGCCGCAGAGGGGGTTAAGAACCCCACGGTACGCCAGCTCCGGCAGTGGATCGATGAGCCGCAGGCCATGGGCCTGCAGGACGACGTATCGGATCTGATCATCCTGGGCTGGGCAGCACAGGCCGGTCGCACGCCGTACCTTCACGGTGGACCGGTGCAGGCCGAGGTCGGCGGCTTGCAGCGCGAGTGTGAGCTGCGCGAACAGGCGCTCCCGGATGAGGCACTGTGGAAGGAAGCGGTTCGCCGTGCCTCGGACATCTTTGGCGAGGTTGGCACCGGTGCCGGCCGGAATCCCGGCAACGTAGCCAGCATGGTGCAGGCGCTCCGCAGGCATGCTGGCGAAAAGATGGGCGCCGTGCGTGACTACCGCGCGGCGCTGGAAACGCGCCTCGGGGATTGGGGCGTGAAGGGTGACTGCGCCCGCATGCGCACCGCGCAGGCGTCGCTCGATCTGCTGATCGCCCTGGCCGATGCCAGTGCGGACACAGTGGCGGTGCTGGCGCAGGGACGGGTGGATACCTCCAGTGCCGCGATGGGTGCCGTGATGGCGTCTGCGCCGACGCTGACGGCGACGCTGCGTTCACCGCAGTGGCAGGTGCTGGAGACGTTCCGCGGCCTGGGCCGGAGCGACGCACCTGCGGTGGCCGTGATTGAGGCGGCGGTGGCGGCGCTGGCATCCGACGAGCATGTCATCCGGCTGGATGCGGAGCTGTCCCGCCAGCACGGGGCTGCGCTGAAGCTGATGGTCGCGCCGCCACCTCCGCTCCCGCCACCTCCACCGCCGCGGCCATCCCCCTCAATCCGCAATATCGAGCGGCGCTCCGCCGATGCCGCGGCGGTGACTGAAGTGATGCAGACGCTGCAGCAGGCCCTGCAGGAAGATGCTTCCCTGCGCGTGGACATCGACTGCCGCGTGTATCGCGAAGGCGACGGTGGGGCGTGA